From Corynebacterium pseudotuberculosis:
TAAAAATATTGCTCATAGTCTTTATGCCGGACTGGTCTCAGATACTGGTGGTTTTAGGTGGGGACGCCCAAAAATGCATACTCTGGCACAAGAGCTTGTGGATACGGGTCTTGATATTCGCAGCATTGGCCAGCAGCTCTTTAGTAACGATTCCGTTGCAGATCTCGCGATGATTGGTACGATACTTTCCCGTCTTCACGTGGTGTATCTAAACGATATATCTGCTGTCCTAGCTGTCGCCCAGTACAACGATATCCAGGGACATTCGGCTCATGCTGTAGAAAAAATCGCAGATCTGATCCGCGGTGCCGATGACACAGATATGGCTGTGGTGTTTAAGGAATACAAAAGGGGCGAATGGGCTGTTTCATTGCGCTCGGAAGAACTCGATATTTCTATTCTGGCACGGACTTTGGGTGGCGGTGGACACACGAGAGCATCAGGCTACGTGACGTTTGGAACATCGGAGCATGTGGTCGCGGAGCTTAAGGCAGCGGTTCAAAGGCTCTACTGAGGTAACCACGGGGATAGCCCAAGCCTCACTATTGTTGCAGTAAAGACCTGTAAAACGTATGTTCTCCTGGGAGAAAAGGCGTAGAGAAAGAGTATGTTCGGTGGGAAGAGCACAAGAAGAAACAGTAGAGATTGGTCCAGCAACAATTCTTCGCTTAGCGCTTCCAGCTTTAGGAGTATTGGCG
This genomic window contains:
- a CDS encoding DHH family phosphoesterase encodes the protein MSKTCVQTLPDNPLDWSAAERIISKAQRVCVVGHINPDPDAIGSVCATMLALEQLSKEAIGVIGQRAPLERSLLNIPRAKDVLTVDKLPDCDAIIVVDCGDVGRLGSLQPQVMRDISRVVLVDHHSTNRGFAGVNLIDHQAESTTSILRDWFCYLNIILTKNIAHSLYAGLVSDTGGFRWGRPKMHTLAQELVDTGLDIRSIGQQLFSNDSVADLAMIGTILSRLHVVYLNDISAVLAVAQYNDIQGHSAHAVEKIADLIRGADDTDMAVVFKEYKRGEWAVSLRSEELDISILARTLGGGGHTRASGYVTFGTSEHVVAELKAAVQRLY